AGATAGCAGATCAAATTCTTTCAAAGTTAATTCGATTTTTTGTCCATTATTTCTAACCGTGTAATTCTTTGCATCCAAAGAGAGGTTTTTTATTGTCAAATGAGTTTCCTGTTCCTGATTGGATGTACGTCTGAGAACTGCTTTGATGCGAGAAATCATTTCCATCATACCAAACGGCTTAACCAAATAATCATCGGCACCCAAATCTAATCCTTTGACCTTATCAAATTCTGTTCCTTTCGCAGTTGTCATGATTACTGGAATATCTTTTGTCATGCCAATTGATCGTAAGGATTTTAAAATGGTCAGTCCATCATCTACAGGCAACATGATATCTAACAGTATAAGCTTAGGTTGCTCTTCTTCCATGGCTGTCCAAAATAGAACGGAGTCAGGAAACCCCTGAGCCTCAAATCCTGCTGTTCGTAAAGTATAAAGCATCAGTTCTCGAATATCATCATCATCTTCAACGCAGTAAATCATGTTTCTTCTCCATTCAGTTCACCAGTGATTGAAAAAATTACCCACTTAGCGACATTGACGGTATGGTCACCAATTCTTTCCAAATATTTGGCAATCATCAAAACATCAATAGTATATTCACCATCATTTCCAAGTTCAGCAATATGGGCAATTAAACTTGCCTTTATTGTATCAAATTCTTTATCCACTGTGACATCTTTTTGGATAACTTTTAAAGCTAAAGTCTCATCATCATGGACAAAGGCATCCACACTATCTGTTACCATATGAACAACGTGTTTGACCATTTGCTTGAGATGACGAAACTCAGCTCCTTCATGAACATGACCATCACCAATAATATCAACAATTTCAGCAGATTGAGCACCAATACGCTTCATATCATAAACCATTTTCAAAGCAGCTGAAATACGTCGCAAATCCTTGGCAACTGGCTGTTGACGAAGCAGTAACTTAAGACATTGTGATTCAATATCTCTTTCCATCTGCTCAATTTTTTGATAAGTTTTGCCAACATCATTAATCAGATGCTGATCATTTTCACTGATGGGCATTAAGGATTTTGAAATAATTTCCTCACATAACGACCCCATCAAAATTAAATTGGTATTGAGTGCATGCAGTTGATTTTCAAAGGCTGAGCGTATCATCCGAATCTCCCTGTTATATAATTTTCTGTGCGTTCGTCTTGTGGCATTGAAAATAGTTGGCTTGTTTTATTGTACTCAACAATTTCGCCCAATAAGAAGAAGGCTGTCTTGTCGGAAATCCGCACAGCTTGTTGCATGTTGTGGGTCACCATGACGATAGTATATTTTTTCTTGAGTTCAATAACCAAATCTTCAATTTTTGCTGTTGAAATCGGATCTAAGGCACTTGTTGGTTCATCCATGAGGAGAACTTCAGGTTCAATGGCCAAAGCTCTAGCAATACAAAGCCGTTGCTGTTGACCACCAGACATACCAAGAGCAGATTTATTGAGGCGATCTTTGACTTCATCCCATATAGCGGCTTGTTTTAAGGAACGCTCCACAATTTCATCCAATTGAACTTTATTGTGAATACCGTGAGTTCTAGGTCCAAAGGCAATGTTGTCATAGATGCTCATCGGAAATGGATTGGGTTTTTGGAAAACCATACCTACTTTTTTACGAAGGACATTGATATCTAAATCGCGGTAAACATTTTCTTTATCTAATGTGACCTCTCCGGTAATACGGCAATTTTTCACCAAGTCATTCATTCGGTTAAGACTTTTCAGCAAGGTCGATTTTCCACATCCTGATGGACCAATGAAAGCTGTAATTTCATTGCTGGCAATTTCCAGATTAATGTTTTTTAAAGCTTTGAAGTCTCCGTAGTAGAGATCCAAATTTTTAATTTCTATTTTATTCATCGCTTGTTTTACTTCCTAATCGTCTAGCAATCAAACCTGACACTAGATTAATGACAATAACTAATACTAAGAGAACCACTGCTGTAGCATAGGTTTGATTGACATAAAGTCCCTCTCCTGAGATAGCATACATATGTACAGCCAAAGTCCGTGACGAACTGAAAATACTTTTCGCCACTTCAGCAACCGTACCTGCTGTAAAAATCAAGGCGGCTGATTCTCCCACAATTCGCCCAATCGCTAAAATAATTCCTGAAAAAATTCCTGGCATGGCGCTAGGAAGGACAATTTTAAAAATTGTCCTAAGTTTACCCGCCCCAAGTGCAAAAGCCCCTTCACGATAGAAGTCTGGTACTGAAAGCAAAGCTTCTTCTGTTGTTCGCATAATTAGTGGCAAAATCATGATACTAAGTGTAACAGCTCCTGACAGCAAGGAAAGTCCCATGTGAGCGAACTTAACAAAGAAAAGAGCGCCAAACAGTCCATAGATAATGGAGGGAATCCCAGAGAGCGTTTCAGTTGCAATCCGGATAACACTAACAAAAGGGTTATCACGACGCGCATATTCTACCAAGTAAATAGAGGCCCCTATACCAATAGGTACGGCAACACTTAATGCCAAAATGGTCATAAAAACCGTATTGATTAATGCTGGTAACAACGATACATTCTCACTATTGTAAGTCCAATCAAACAAACTCATGTTTAAATTGGGCAAGCCTTTGACCAGAATGTATCCGACCGTTAAAGCAATTCCGACAAATGTTATCAAGGCAGCACCATAAACTAACAAATACAACATTAATGATACCAGGTCCCGTCGGCGTGACTGCCAATCTTGCTTGAAGCTACGGTGATTGATATTTTCCATGTCTACTCCTCTTTATGTAACAACGAAAAGCTGATGTTAATGATTAGGACAAATATAAAAAGAACAACAGCTGTCCCTATAAGAGCCTCTTTGTGAAGACCACTAGAGTACCCCATCTCCATAACAATATTGGTTGTCATAGTTCTGACCCCCGATGTCAAGGAATCTGGCAAGACAGCTTGGTTACCTGCAACCATGATAACTGCCATAGTTTCCCCGATTGCGCGTCCAATCCCTAAAATGACAGATGCCAAAATTCCCCGCTTAGCTGCTGGCAGTACTGCAAAAAAGATGCTACGCTCATGGGAAGCCCCCAGAGCTAAACCACCTTCATAATAGGATCTAGGAACAGCACGAATAGCAGCCTCAGAGACACTGATAATAGTTGGTAAAATCATCAAACCAAGCAAAATTGAAGCGGTAAGTACCCCCATTCCAAAGCCACCAATGTTATCACGAACAAAGGGAACTAAAACAACCAAACCAAAGAAACCATAAACAACCGATGGTATCCCTGCCATGAGGTTAATAGCCGCCTTGAGCGGTCTATAGATGGCTTCTGGACAAAAAGAAGACATAAAAACCGCTGTCAAAACTCCAACAGGTACCCCAATAATAAGCGCCCCTGCTGTCACATAAAGTGAACCGACAATCATTGGAAAAATACCAAAAAGGTTGTTAGCCGGTCTCCATACAGTTCCGAAAAGAAAGTTACCTAAACCAATTTGATGAATAGCAGGAATCCCACTCCAAAACAAAAAGATGCAGATTAGTAGCACGGATAGAACAGAAATGCAGGCGGTAAGGAAAAATACCGCTTGCATCATTTTTTCTTTTGTATGATTCATTCATGACCCCTTAGTCTGAAAGACCGTCCCAGCTTGTTGTCTTACCTGTAAAAATAGTCTTGACTTGTTCGCTTGTTAAGCCATCAACTTTGTTATCTTTATTAACAATAACAGCAATACCATCTATCGCAATAACTGTTGAGCTGACTCCTTTAGATGTTTCTTCATCTTTCAAATCACGTGACGCCATTCCAATATCAGCTGTTCCCTCGATTGCATTTGTGATACCTGTTGAGGAGTCGCTTTGTTGAATCTCTACTTCAACCTTAGAGTTGACTTTGCTATAAGCTTCTTTTAATTTTTCCATAACTGGTGTGACAGAGCTTGATCCTGAAACCACAACCTTGCCAGAATCAACTGAAGATTTATAGGCTTTGGTATCGTCAAGTGGAATGTAACCATTTTCTTCTACGACAGCTTGACCATCAGAGCTTAAAATAAAGTTGATGAAATCTTGAGCAGCCTCACTTATCTTATCTTTAGTCACAATGTTAAATGGTCGAGAAATCTTGTAGCTTCCGGCTTTAATATTGGCAACACTTGCCTCAGTACCATCAATTTTCAGAACCTTGACGGTATCATCCAAAGAACCTAGCGAAGTATAGCCGATAGCTGATTTATCTCCAGCTACTGTCGTTAGCATAACAGAGGTCGAGTTAGTAACAATGGCTTTGTCCGTTGTTAAATCAACTTTTTCACCATTTTGCTCTTCTTGAACTCCGAAAAGTTCTACAAAAGCACCGCGTGTCCCTGACCCATCTTCACGGGAAACAACGCTGATGTTACCAGATGCAGATGAAGAGTCCCCGTTTGATTTGCTACAAGCTGAAAGTCCCACTAGAGCTGTTAAGCCAGCTAGGGCCAATACCGAAAACAATTTACATTTTTTCATGATGTTCTCCTTTAAATTCTTTACAATGACCATTATAGAAAGCCAACATCAAATCTATTACCATAATTTTGTAAAGTTTTTGTAAAATCATCACCAAACGCTCACTCTTATCACACAGTTAAAATAGGCAGTTACTTCAAAAAATGCTATAATAAATAAAGCTTTAAGAAATACTCAAAAAGAAACATAAGGCAATAAAAATTTACACATAGGGTCTAACCCCTTGCTACGAAAGGAATCACAAAAACATTATGATGAACATGCAAAATATGATGCGTCAAGCTCAAAAACTCCAA
This sequence is a window from Streptococcus macedonicus ACA-DC 198. Protein-coding genes within it:
- the phoB gene encoding Phosphate regulon transcriptional regulatory protein PhoB (SphR) gives rise to the protein MIYCVEDDDDIRELMLYTLRTAGFEAQGFPDSVLFWTAMEEEQPKLILLDIMLPVDDGLTILKSLRSIGMTKDIPVIMTTAKGTEFDKVKGLDLGADDYLVKPFGMMEMISRIKAVLRRTSNQEQETHLTIKNLSLDAKNYTVRNNGQKIELTLKEFDLLSLLMLNPGRVFTRQELLDKVWGEHFIGETRTVDVHIGTLRMKLGDASHLIKTVRGVGYRLEVTDG
- the phoU gene encoding Phosphate transport system regulatory protein PhoU, with translation MIRSAFENQLHALNTNLILMGSLCEEIISKSLMPISENDQHLINDVGKTYQKIEQMERDIESQCLKLLLRQQPVAKDLRRISAALKMVYDMKRIGAQSAEIVDIIGDGHVHEGAEFRHLKQMVKHVVHMVTDSVDAFVHDDETLALKVIQKDVTVDKEFDTIKASLIAHIAELGNDGEYTIDVLMIAKYLERIGDHTVNVAKWVIFSITGELNGEET
- the pstB3 gene encoding Phosphate transport ATP-binding protein PstB encodes the protein MNKIEIKNLDLYYGDFKALKNINLEIASNEITAFIGPSGCGKSTLLKSLNRMNDLVKNCRITGEVTLDKENVYRDLDINVLRKKVGMVFQKPNPFPMSIYDNIAFGPRTHGIHNKVQLDEIVERSLKQAAIWDEVKDRLNKSALGMSGGQQQRLCIARALAIEPEVLLMDEPTSALDPISTAKIEDLVIELKKKYTIVMVTHNMQQAVRISDKTAFFLLGEIVEYNKTSQLFSMPQDERTENYITGRFG
- a CDS encoding Phosphate transport system permease protein PstA, with product MENINHRSFKQDWQSRRRDLVSLMLYLLVYGAALITFVGIALTVGYILVKGLPNLNMSLFDWTYNSENVSLLPALINTVFMTILALSVAVPIGIGASIYLVEYARRDNPFVSVIRIATETLSGIPSIIYGLFGALFFVKFAHMGLSLLSGAVTLSIMILPLIMRTTEEALLSVPDFYREGAFALGAGKLRTIFKIVLPSAMPGIFSGIILAIGRIVGESAALIFTAGTVAEVAKSIFSSSRTLAVHMYAISGEGLYVNQTYATAVVLLVLVIVINLVSGLIARRLGSKTSDE
- a CDS encoding Phosphate transport system permease protein PstC, which codes for MNHTKEKMMQAVFFLTACISVLSVLLICIFLFWSGIPAIHQIGLGNFLFGTVWRPANNLFGIFPMIVGSLYVTAGALIIGVPVGVLTAVFMSSFCPEAIYRPLKAAINLMAGIPSVVYGFFGLVVLVPFVRDNIGGFGMGVLTASILLGLMILPTIISVSEAAIRAVPRSYYEGGLALGASHERSIFFAVLPAAKRGILASVILGIGRAIGETMAVIMVAGNQAVLPDSLTSGVRTMTTNIVMEMGYSSGLHKEALIGTAVVLFIFVLIINISFSLLHKEE
- the pstS2 gene encoding Phosphate ABC transporter, periplasmic phosphate-binding protein PstS; translated protein: MKKCKLFSVLALAGLTALVGLSACSKSNGDSSSASGNISVVSREDGSGTRGAFVELFGVQEEQNGEKVDLTTDKAIVTNSTSVMLTTVAGDKSAIGYTSLGSLDDTVKVLKIDGTEASVANIKAGSYKISRPFNIVTKDKISEAAQDFINFILSSDGQAVVEENGYIPLDDTKAYKSSVDSGKVVVSGSSSVTPVMEKLKEAYSKVNSKVEVEIQQSDSSTGITNAIEGTADIGMASRDLKDEETSKGVSSTVIAIDGIAVIVNKDNKVDGLTSEQVKTIFTGKTTSWDGLSD